A single window of Gossypium arboreum isolate Shixiya-1 chromosome 13, ASM2569848v2, whole genome shotgun sequence DNA harbors:
- the LOC108463027 gene encoding uncharacterized protein LOC108463027, producing the protein MAEDFAKAVEDGLKLAKRVYLGKDSRTVARRMAPPLMERSTNWYLPSAPMVYAVISDPRMVDNPDMPSYQPYVHGMYDPPALIPLQMMGVNLNVDCYVDTAIIGVSGTWRIHCVMGSRSCDCLIAVPMGNQGSILGVEVDLPTKSYVTQLIGEQESKGIGKIARPEDGGFLKPHIFTLTIPQIDGGTNISIKLRWSQKLSYNAGRFSLTVPFCFPEYVTPAIKKISKKEKIELNVNSSVANGILCKAASHPLKEIRRHEGKFSFLYEAEIFKWSNTDFRFSYSVSSGNIFGGILLQSLYDYDQRDMFCIYLFPGSEKNRKVFKKEVVFVVDISESMQGRPLESTKSAISAALSKVSPEDSFNIIAFSNEAFQFSTSMELASKDAIERASAWISTKYTVGGSTNLFIPLEKAADMLSNTCDSIPMIFLVTDGSVKDERNICHWMQKRLTNQGVLSPSIHTFGIGSFCNHYFLRMLAMIGRGEYDAAFDLDSIEVQMNKLFSKGLSTVLTNITIDAFDDREEIEVYSSRIPDLSLESPLTIYGRYQGSFPDNLKVTGILGDLSSFTMDLKIQRAKDIPLDSVLARRQIDLLTAQAWFSENKRFEEEVAKLSIQTCNISEYTRMTLLEKNKMLKTLKHFGAWKKKGDPHIVVESELPEMILLQRLSVGFGDLIATAENIRPGSQEPELPEVAKIFIKTTSNYFGGICNRCCCMGCIRCCSKMNNQCATTLTQLCTALACIGCLHCCSQSCCPNQDD; encoded by the exons ATGGCGGAGGATTTTGCAAAGGCGGTGGAGGACGGTCTGAAGTTAGCGAAACGGGTATACTTAGGAAAAGACAGTAGAACGGTGGCGCGTCGTATGGCACCACCGTTAATGGAGAGGTCAACGAATTGGTACTTACCTTCAGCTCCGATGGTTTACGCTGTTATATCCGACCCGAGAATGGTTGACAACCCGGATATGCCGAGTTACCAGCCTTACGTGCATGGAATGTATGACCCACCGGCTTTGATTCCCCTTCAGATGATGGGTGTCAATTTAAACGTGGATTGTTATGTGGATACCGCTATTATTGGAGTTTCAGGTACGTGGAGGATTCATTGCGTTATGGGTAGCCGTTCTTGTGATTGTCTTATTGCTGTCCCTATGGGTAACCAG GGTTCAATTCTAGGTGTTGAAGTTGATCTTCCTACAAAATCTTATGTTACTCAACTGATTGGAGAACAAGAAAGTAAGGGTATTGGAAAGATAGCAAGACCAGAAGATGGAGGATTTTTGAAGCCTCATATATTTACTTTAACGATACCGCAG ATCGATGGTGGTACTAATATTTCAATTAAGCTTCGTTGGTCTCAGAAGTTGTCATATAATGCGGGCCGGTTTTCGTTGACTGTACCGTTTTGTTTTCCAGAGTATGTTACCCCTGCTATAAAGAAAATTTCGAAGAAGGAAAAGATAGAATTGAATGTGAACTCTAGTGTAGCAAATGGAATCTTGTGCAAGGCAGCTAGTCATCCTTTGAAG GAAATAAGACGCCATGAAGGGAAGTTCAGTTTCTTATATGAAGCTGAAATTTTCAAATGGTCGAATACTGACTTCCGCTTCTCATATAGT GTTTCTTCCGGTAACATATTTGGAGGCATACTTTTGCAGTCTTTATATGATTACGACCAAAGGGATATGTTCTGTATTTATCTTTTCCCTGGAAGTGAGAAGAATAGGAAG GTGTTCAAAAAGGAAGTCGTATTTGTTGTTGATATAAGTGAAAGCATGCAAGGGAGACCACTCGAGAGTACCAAGAGTGCAATATCTGCAGCCCTTTCTAAGGTCAGTCCAGAAGATTCGTTTAACATTATAGCTTTTAGTAATGAGGCTTTTCAATTTTCAACATCCATGGAGTTGGCTTCAAAGGATGCGATTGAAAGGGCCAGTGCTTGGATTAGTACGAAATATACCGTGGGGGGCAGTACAAATTTGTTTATTCCACTAGAAAAG GCGGCTGATATGCTATCAAACACTTGTGATTCAATTCCTATGATTTTTCTTGTTACCGATGGGTCTGTCAAAGATGAGAGAAACATTTGTCACTGGATGCAAAAGCGTTTGACAAATCAAGGAGTTTTATCTCCATCCATCCATACTTTTGGCATAG GTTCATTCTGTAATCATTATTTCCTGCGCATGCTTGCCATGATTGGCCGGGGGGAATACGATGCTGCTTTCGATTTAG ATTCTATTGAGGTTcagatgaataaattatttagcAAAGGTTTATCTACTGTTCTCACAAACATCACCATTGATGCATTTGATGATCGTGAAGAAATAGAG GTGTACTCTTCACGGATTCCTGACCTTTCACTTGAAAGTCCATTGACCATATACGGGAGGTACCAAGGCAGTTTTCCCGACAACCTTAAAGTTACAGGTATATTAGGTGATTTGAGTAGCTTTACAATGGACTTGAAGATACAGAGGGCTAAGGATATACCTCTTGACAGC GTGTTAGCAAGACGACAGATTGATCTACTAACAGCTCAGGCTTGGTTTTCAGAAAATAAACGGTTCGAGGAGGAG GTTGCAAAGTTGAGCATACAGACTTGCAACATCTCCGAGTATACCCGAATGACCCTTCTCGAGAAAAATAAAATGCTCAAAACCCTGAAACATTTTGGAGCTTGGAAG AAGAAAGGTGATCCACACATAGTCGTGGAATCCGAACTGCCCGAAATGATACTGCTTCAAAGACTTTCAGTTGGCTTTGGTGACCTGATTGCAACTGCCGAAAACATTCGTCCTGGATCTCAAGAACCAGAATTGCCCGAAGTTGCCAAGATATTTATTAAGACAACCTCGAATTACTTCGGTGGGATATGTAATCGATGCTGTTGCATGGGATGCATTCGGTGTTGTTCGAAGATGAATAATCAATGTGCCACCACGTTAACACAGCTATGCACCGCCCTGGCATGCATCGGCTGCCTTCATTGTTGCTCACAATCATGTTGTCCTAACCAAGACGATTGA